The Paraburkholderia sp. SOS3 genome includes a region encoding these proteins:
- a CDS encoding type II toxin-antitoxin system HipA family toxin — MHVLRRGDDAAFLDDGHDVAAPPFVQLRALEAASLALERDEDNTAGAADEWLRMLIAPGGSLGGARPKASVVDPQGHLWIARFPSVRDEHDVGAWEMVVHTLARACGLDVPDALVRRFGGPHHMFLVKRFDRTEAGRRLHFASAMNLTGHRDGDDASTGASYLEIARVLMTDGAQTDRDLLQLWSRIVFSLLVSNTDDHLRNHGFLLVPGKGWALSPAFDMNPSADAHGLEPNISEADNAMDLQLAFEVAPYFRVRAKAAAEIVERQRRIVAQWRKIAEPLGIASRQQQMSGAFRLA; from the coding sequence TTGCACGTCCTTCGCCGGGGCGATGACGCCGCGTTTCTGGACGACGGGCATGATGTCGCCGCGCCGCCGTTCGTGCAGTTGCGCGCGCTCGAAGCCGCAAGCCTCGCGCTCGAGCGCGACGAGGACAACACGGCTGGCGCGGCGGACGAATGGCTGCGCATGCTGATCGCGCCCGGCGGTTCGTTGGGCGGCGCGCGGCCGAAGGCAAGCGTGGTCGACCCGCAAGGGCATCTATGGATTGCCAGATTTCCGAGCGTGCGCGACGAGCATGATGTCGGCGCTTGGGAGATGGTGGTCCATACGCTCGCCAGGGCATGCGGCCTCGACGTGCCCGATGCGTTGGTGCGGCGCTTTGGTGGTCCGCATCATATGTTTCTCGTCAAGCGGTTCGATCGAACGGAGGCAGGGCGGCGATTGCATTTCGCGTCCGCCATGAATCTGACCGGCCATCGGGACGGCGACGACGCGTCGACCGGCGCGAGCTACCTCGAAATCGCCCGCGTGCTGATGACCGATGGCGCGCAAACCGATCGCGATTTGCTGCAGCTGTGGTCGCGCATCGTCTTCAGTCTTCTGGTTTCGAATACCGACGATCACCTGCGCAATCATGGTTTTTTGCTGGTGCCCGGAAAGGGCTGGGCTTTGTCGCCGGCTTTCGACATGAATCCGAGTGCCGACGCGCACGGGCTCGAACCCAACATCAGCGAAGCCGACAATGCGATGGATCTGCAATTGGCGTTCGAGGTCGCGCCTTATTTTCGTGTGCGCGCTAAAGCGGCGGCTGAAATCGTCGAGCGGCAGCGGCGCATCGTGGCTCAGTGGCGCAAGATTGCGGAGCCGCTCGGTATCGCGTCGCGTCAGCAGCAGATGTCGGGCGCTTTTCGGCTCGCCTGA
- a CDS encoding DUF1571 domain-containing protein yields the protein MPHPPSTNPTRRAPVMRALRWLACAATLYMTSAALAQPEQQPGETPAANPSSAGSSAGSSAGSSAGSFATSTALPDSAAGTNNSTSAPATTNASDPAVAASGAKPEVRPPTVPPGEAGRLKPAEQVRWLRQAAQSGLLEKLDDASLTALFQSLDPLTVPRYIKDGPNGYPSYEFTMIRQERIRGVWPSRPDRMVVRVTRDPIRIYAKWLPGGPHTGQEIIYDETRRSDEMYGHLGGFLNIIPVWASLNGALARTQSNHQIRDLGTEYIAKQFLSEGEKYAQAGITRPERIEVKTLDGVRVVAFTYETSAGMPEFYAKRETLGLDLRHPYFRTVESYDNDGRIFERIVFQTITPKTFDDETFDPKNPAYKF from the coding sequence ATGCCGCACCCGCCGTCGACGAATCCGACTCGCCGCGCACCGGTCATGCGCGCGTTGCGTTGGCTCGCCTGCGCGGCAACCCTGTATATGACAAGCGCCGCGCTCGCGCAGCCGGAGCAGCAGCCAGGCGAGACGCCGGCGGCTAACCCGTCGTCCGCTGGTTCATCCGCTGGTTCATCCGCTGGTTCATCCGCTGGTTCGTTCGCTACATCGACGGCTTTGCCGGACAGCGCAGCCGGCACGAACAACTCGACCAGCGCACCGGCCACAACGAACGCGTCGGACCCCGCGGTTGCCGCGAGCGGCGCCAAACCGGAAGTCCGCCCGCCGACCGTTCCACCCGGCGAAGCAGGCAGGCTCAAACCCGCCGAACAGGTGCGATGGCTGCGCCAGGCGGCGCAAAGCGGCCTGCTCGAAAAACTCGACGATGCCAGTCTCACCGCGCTGTTCCAGTCGCTCGATCCGTTGACGGTGCCGCGCTACATCAAGGACGGCCCGAACGGCTACCCGTCATACGAGTTCACGATGATCCGGCAGGAGCGCATTCGAGGCGTATGGCCGAGCCGGCCCGATCGTATGGTGGTGCGCGTGACGCGCGACCCGATCCGCATCTACGCGAAATGGCTGCCCGGCGGCCCGCACACCGGGCAGGAAATCATCTACGACGAAACGCGGCGCAGCGACGAGATGTACGGCCATCTCGGCGGCTTCCTGAACATCATCCCGGTATGGGCATCGCTAAACGGCGCGCTCGCGCGCACGCAATCGAACCATCAGATTCGCGATCTCGGCACCGAGTACATCGCGAAGCAGTTCCTGTCCGAAGGCGAGAAATACGCACAGGCCGGCATTACGCGGCCGGAGCGCATCGAAGTGAAGACGCTCGACGGCGTGCGCGTGGTCGCATTCACCTACGAGACGAGCGCCGGCATGCCCGAGTTCTACGCGAAGCGCGAGACGCTCGGTCTCGATCTACGGCATCCGTACTTTCGCACCGTCGAATCCTACGACAACGACGGGCGCATCTTCGAGCGCATCGTGTTCCAGACGATCACGCCAAAAACCTTCGACGACGAAACCTTCGATCCGAAGAATCCCGCGTACAAGTTTTGA
- a CDS encoding N-acetylmuramoyl-L-alanine amidase, giving the protein MRAAFAFAAALLAACTTTTIDRGTYYADTSHHAQYADTRIRFLVMHYTEIDEAQSLNVLTTEQVSAHYLVPAAPPVRNGEPVVWQLVPESQRAWHAGVSYWQGTTELNAASIGIENVNLGPIDTPQGRTWQPYPPAQVDALIRLSKDIVARYGIPPTRVVGHSDIAPQRKTDPGPLFPWKQLYDAGVGAWPDAGTVAAELAGRAPDAPADVRGLQQKLARYGYDVATDGVLDEKTRRVFAAFQMHFRPRDYAGNPDAQTDAIAQALLDKYMPAAAGETKPTP; this is encoded by the coding sequence ATGCGTGCTGCGTTCGCCTTCGCAGCGGCGTTGCTTGCCGCCTGCACGACCACGACGATCGATCGCGGCACCTATTACGCCGATACGAGCCATCATGCGCAGTACGCGGACACGCGCATCCGTTTCCTTGTCATGCATTACACGGAAATCGACGAAGCGCAGTCGCTGAACGTGCTGACCACCGAACAGGTCAGCGCGCATTACCTCGTGCCGGCAGCGCCGCCGGTCAGGAACGGCGAGCCCGTCGTCTGGCAGCTCGTGCCGGAATCGCAGCGCGCGTGGCATGCGGGCGTCAGCTACTGGCAGGGCACGACCGAGCTCAACGCCGCATCGATCGGCATCGAAAACGTGAACCTCGGCCCGATCGATACGCCGCAGGGCCGTACGTGGCAGCCGTATCCGCCCGCGCAGGTCGACGCGTTGATCCGCCTGTCGAAGGACATCGTCGCGCGCTACGGCATTCCGCCGACGCGCGTGGTCGGCCACAGCGATATCGCGCCGCAACGCAAGACGGACCCCGGTCCGCTTTTTCCGTGGAAGCAACTCTACGATGCCGGTGTCGGCGCCTGGCCCGATGCGGGGACCGTTGCCGCGGAGCTCGCAGGCCGCGCGCCCGACGCGCCTGCCGACGTGCGCGGCCTGCAGCAGAAACTCGCGCGCTACGGCTACGACGTCGCCACCGACGGCGTGCTCGACGAGAAAACCCGGCGCGTATTCGCGGCGTTCCAGATGCATTTCCGGCCGCGCGACTATGCGGGCAACCCGGATGCGCAAACCGATGCGATCGCGCAGGCGCTGCTCGACAAATATATGCCTGCCGCGGCCGGCGAGACGAAGCCGACACCGTGA
- a CDS encoding AMP-binding protein, with amino-acid sequence MSPSPQPLPACPAEVRVSHAPPQPVPNTDGIWYASYAPGVPHEIDVAQFASIVHLFDECTQKYRDRVAYVSVGSDLTYGDLARKANAFASWLQGIGVKPGERVAIMLPNTFQYPVALFGVLKAGAVVVNVNPLYTVRELAHQLKDSGAQTIVVFENFAKTLEDALPGTRVQNIVVTALGDLLADGLNLKGRCINALLRHLKKMVPAYRLPQAIRMREALAIGTRRAPAPVAVNQTDLAFLQYTGGTTGVAKGAMLTHRNIIANVLQAKAWSESELAGDIETVLTPLPLYHIYSLTLNAMIFMLLGGRNILIANPRDTKRVMKVIRHETFTGITAVNTLYNAFLDNEEFCRRDFSKLKLAMAGGMAMQKAVAERFKAVTGKPVIEGYGLTECSPIVTMNPVDLKHLRDFDGSIGLPAPSTVVRFRKEDGSWAGIDEPGELCVKGPQVMKGYWNRPEETAKVLDDAGWLATGDIGVMNEHGYIRLIDRKKDMILVSGFNVYPNEIEDVIAMHPDVREVAAIGVPDAAQGERVKVFIVARNPALSEAQVIEHCRKNLTGYKVPKLVEFRDELPQTNVGKILRRELRAQELAKQKPA; translated from the coding sequence ATGAGCCCATCGCCGCAGCCGCTACCGGCATGCCCCGCCGAAGTACGCGTTTCGCATGCGCCCCCGCAGCCGGTGCCCAATACCGATGGCATCTGGTACGCGTCGTATGCGCCCGGCGTGCCGCACGAAATCGACGTCGCGCAGTTCGCCTCGATCGTGCATCTCTTCGACGAATGCACGCAGAAGTATCGCGACCGCGTGGCGTACGTGAGCGTCGGTTCGGACCTCACGTACGGCGACCTCGCGCGCAAGGCCAACGCATTCGCGAGCTGGCTGCAAGGCATCGGCGTGAAGCCGGGCGAACGCGTCGCGATCATGTTGCCGAACACGTTCCAGTATCCGGTCGCGCTGTTCGGCGTCCTGAAAGCGGGCGCCGTGGTCGTCAACGTGAATCCGCTCTACACGGTGCGCGAGCTTGCGCATCAGCTAAAGGACAGCGGCGCGCAGACCATCGTCGTGTTCGAGAACTTCGCGAAGACGCTCGAGGACGCGCTGCCTGGCACGCGCGTGCAAAACATCGTCGTCACCGCGCTTGGCGACCTGCTGGCCGACGGGCTCAATCTCAAAGGCCGCTGCATCAATGCGTTGCTCCGGCATCTGAAGAAGATGGTGCCCGCATATCGATTGCCGCAGGCGATACGCATGCGCGAGGCGCTTGCGATCGGCACGCGCCGCGCGCCGGCGCCCGTCGCGGTCAACCAGACCGACCTCGCGTTTCTGCAATACACGGGCGGCACCACCGGCGTCGCAAAAGGCGCGATGCTCACGCATCGCAACATTATCGCCAACGTGCTGCAGGCCAAAGCATGGTCCGAAAGCGAGCTGGCCGGCGATATCGAAACGGTGCTGACGCCCTTACCGCTTTATCACATCTACTCGCTGACGTTGAACGCGATGATCTTCATGCTGCTCGGCGGGCGCAATATCCTGATCGCGAATCCGCGCGACACGAAGCGCGTGATGAAGGTCATCCGTCATGAAACGTTCACCGGCATCACGGCCGTCAATACGCTCTACAACGCGTTTCTCGACAACGAAGAATTTTGCAGGCGCGACTTCTCGAAGCTCAAGCTCGCGATGGCAGGCGGCATGGCGATGCAGAAAGCCGTAGCCGAGCGCTTCAAGGCGGTGACCGGAAAACCGGTTATCGAAGGCTACGGCCTCACCGAATGCTCGCCCATCGTCACGATGAATCCGGTCGACCTCAAGCATCTGCGCGACTTCGACGGCTCGATCGGATTGCCCGCGCCATCGACGGTCGTGCGTTTTCGCAAGGAGGACGGCAGTTGGGCTGGTATAGATGAGCCCGGTGAGTTGTGCGTGAAAGGTCCGCAAGTCATGAAAGGCTACTGGAATCGTCCGGAGGAGACGGCGAAGGTGCTCGACGACGCCGGATGGCTCGCAACGGGCGACATCGGCGTGATGAACGAGCACGGCTATATCCGCCTGATCGACCGTAAGAAGGACATGATTCTCGTGTCGGGCTTCAATGTTTATCCGAATGAAATCGAAGACGTGATCGCCATGCATCCGGACGTGCGCGAAGTCGCCGCGATCGGCGTGCCCGACGCGGCGCAAGGCGAGCGGGTCAAGGTCTTTATCGTGGCGCGCAATCCCGCGCTGTCCGAAGCGCAAGTGATCGAGCATTGCAGAAAGAATCTGACTGGCTACAAGGTGCCGAAGCTCGTCGAGTTTCGTGACGAGCTGCCGCAAACGAATGTCGGCAAGATTCTGCGACGCGAACTGCGCGCCCAGGAACTCGCGAAGCAAAAACCTGCCTGA
- the rnr gene encoding ribonuclease R: MSKYPYPIPSREEILGVLRTSETPLAANDIAEALSIKRQEREGFFKRLAAMERDGQIRLDPRGHYQLTHPSNFVAGRVQGHRDGYGFLVRDDGQDDLFLPNGEMQKVMHNDRVLARIVGYDRRGRPEGHIVEVTDRANKRVIGRLLNENGALIVAPEDKRIGHDILITQNTKKAKVGQVVVVELTDFPSRHSQPLGRVVEVLGDIDDPGMEIEIAVRKYGVPHEFSDAALEAAAKLPDEVRSADLRHRVDLRDVPLVTIDGEDARDFDDAVYCEPMKVGRGDGFRLIVAIADVSHYVMPGSGLDVDAIERSTSVYFPRRVIPMLPEKLSNGLCSLNPHVDRCVLVCDMVITARGEIKAYQFYPGVMHSAARLTYTEVAAVLANTKGPEAARRAALLPYLQNLYGVYKALFAARQKRGAIDFDTTETYIVCNAQGKIEQIVPRHRNDAHKLIEECMLAANVCAADFMKRNRHAGLYRVHAGPTAERLENLRTFLRGMGLTLTGGETPHASDYAALMAHIRDRPDAQMLQTMLLRSMQQAVYSPDNIGHFGLAYEAYAHFTSPIRRYPDLLTHRAIYAILQGRKYQPAAPEGVVLNTALSPRARAMQADDEKRAGRRRENTAIWEELGLHCSSNERRADEASRDVEAWLKCYFMRDKLGEEYGGMVSGVTSFGIFVQLDALFIEGLVHVTELGSDYFQYDEIRNELRGERTGIRYRLSDRVRVQVSRVDLDARKIDFRLVRDTPIKPPSSRAAALDRTVGERGDGGPRVRSLAPGEGAHRKKAAPAPSVAVKEARAARGAAKKRSASAKSAKGQSRKKR; this comes from the coding sequence TTGAGCAAATATCCGTATCCCATCCCGAGCCGTGAAGAAATCCTCGGCGTGCTGCGTACGAGCGAAACGCCGCTTGCTGCGAACGACATCGCCGAGGCGCTTTCGATCAAGCGCCAGGAACGCGAAGGCTTCTTCAAACGTCTGGCCGCGATGGAACGCGACGGCCAGATCCGGCTCGATCCGCGCGGGCATTATCAGCTGACCCATCCGTCGAATTTCGTCGCGGGCCGTGTGCAGGGCCATCGCGACGGTTATGGTTTTCTCGTGCGCGACGACGGTCAGGACGACCTGTTCCTGCCGAACGGCGAAATGCAGAAGGTCATGCATAACGACCGCGTGCTCGCGCGCATCGTCGGCTACGACCGGCGCGGGAGACCCGAAGGACATATCGTCGAGGTCACGGACCGCGCGAACAAACGTGTGATCGGGCGCCTGCTCAACGAAAACGGCGCGCTGATCGTCGCGCCCGAAGACAAGCGCATCGGCCACGACATCCTGATTACCCAGAACACGAAGAAGGCGAAGGTGGGACAGGTGGTGGTGGTCGAACTCACCGACTTCCCGAGCCGCCATTCGCAGCCGCTTGGACGTGTCGTCGAAGTGCTCGGCGATATCGACGATCCCGGCATGGAAATCGAAATCGCAGTGCGCAAATACGGCGTGCCGCACGAGTTCAGCGATGCGGCGCTCGAGGCCGCCGCGAAGCTGCCCGACGAAGTACGGTCCGCGGATCTGCGCCATCGCGTCGATCTGCGCGACGTGCCGCTCGTCACGATCGACGGCGAAGACGCACGCGATTTCGACGACGCCGTGTACTGCGAGCCGATGAAGGTCGGCCGCGGCGACGGCTTCCGCCTGATCGTCGCGATCGCCGACGTATCGCACTACGTGATGCCGGGCAGCGGCCTCGACGTCGATGCGATCGAGCGCAGCACGTCGGTCTATTTCCCGCGCCGCGTGATTCCGATGCTGCCGGAAAAGCTGTCGAACGGGTTGTGCTCGCTGAATCCGCACGTCGACCGCTGCGTGCTCGTCTGCGACATGGTGATCACTGCGCGCGGCGAGATCAAGGCGTATCAGTTCTATCCGGGCGTCATGCACTCGGCCGCGCGTCTCACCTACACCGAGGTCGCCGCGGTGCTCGCGAATACGAAGGGGCCCGAGGCCGCGCGCCGTGCGGCGCTGTTGCCGTATCTGCAGAATTTGTACGGCGTCTACAAGGCGCTGTTCGCGGCGCGCCAGAAGCGCGGCGCGATCGATTTCGACACGACGGAAACGTATATCGTCTGCAATGCGCAGGGCAAGATCGAGCAGATCGTACCGCGCCATCGCAACGACGCGCACAAGCTGATCGAGGAATGCATGCTGGCCGCGAACGTCTGCGCGGCCGACTTCATGAAGCGCAACCGGCATGCGGGGCTTTACCGCGTGCACGCGGGACCGACGGCGGAGCGGCTCGAAAACCTGCGCACCTTCCTGCGCGGCATGGGCCTGACGCTGACCGGCGGCGAGACGCCGCACGCGAGCGACTACGCGGCGCTGATGGCGCACATCCGCGACCGGCCCGACGCGCAGATGCTGCAGACCATGCTGTTGCGTTCGATGCAGCAGGCCGTCTACAGCCCCGATAACATCGGTCACTTCGGCCTTGCGTACGAGGCCTACGCACACTTCACGAGCCCGATTCGCCGCTACCCGGATCTGCTCACGCACCGCGCGATCTACGCGATCCTGCAAGGGCGCAAGTACCAGCCGGCAGCGCCCGAAGGCGTGGTGCTGAACACCGCGTTGTCGCCGCGCGCGCGTGCGATGCAGGCCGACGACGAAAAGCGCGCGGGCCGCCGCCGCGAAAACACCGCGATCTGGGAAGAGCTCGGGCTGCATTGCTCGTCGAACGAACGGCGTGCGGACGAAGCCTCGCGTGACGTCGAAGCATGGCTCAAGTGCTACTTCATGCGCGACAAGCTCGGCGAAGAGTACGGCGGGATGGTGAGCGGCGTGACGTCGTTCGGCATCTTCGTGCAGCTCGACGCGCTGTTTATCGAAGGGCTCGTGCATGTGACCGAGCTCGGTTCCGATTACTTCCAGTACGACGAAATCCGCAACGAACTGCGCGGCGAACGCACGGGCATCCGCTACCGGCTATCGGACCGCGTGCGCGTGCAGGTGAGCCGCGTCGACCTCGACGCGCGCAAGATCGATTTCCGTCTCGTGCGCGACACGCCGATCAAGCCGCCGTCAAGCCGCGCCGCGGCGCTCGATAGAACGGTCGGCGAGCGTGGCGACGGCGGACCGCGCGTGCGCTCGCTGGCGCCGGGTGAAGGCGCGCATCGCAAGAAGGCCGCGCCCGCGCCGAGCGTCGCGGTGAAAGAAGCGCGCGCGGCGCGTGGCGCGGCGAAGAAGCGTTCGGCGTCGGCGAAATCGGCGAAGGGCCAGTCCAGAAAAAAGCGTTGA
- a CDS encoding MFS transporter, with amino-acid sequence MAWTREQRNVTIAAYLGWTLDAFDFFLMVFILKDIAAEFNTKIPEVAFAITLTLAMRPLGALIFGRLADRYGRRPTLMVNIAIYSLLELLSGFSPNLATLIVLRALFGIAMGGEWGVGSALTMETVPAKSRGIVSGLLQAGYPSGYLLASIVFGVLYQYIGWRGMFFVGVIPALLVLYVRSSVNESPAWVAMEKKARPGLLVTLKRNWVLSIYAIILMTAFNFFSHGTQDLYPTFLREQHHFDPHTVSLIAIVLNIGAIVGGLLFGSISERIGRRRAICIAALIALPVLPLWAFSSTPVMLAIGAFLMQISVQGAWGVIPVHLNEISPDEIRATFPGLVYQLGNLLASVNATMQASFAVSHNNNYGLAMAMVAGTVAVIIAVLILFSRERRGIDMTKSAEAVAATTS; translated from the coding sequence ATGGCATGGACCCGCGAACAGAGAAACGTCACGATCGCCGCCTATCTCGGCTGGACGCTCGACGCATTCGATTTCTTTCTGATGGTTTTTATTCTGAAAGATATCGCCGCCGAATTTAATACGAAAATCCCGGAGGTCGCGTTTGCGATCACGCTGACGCTCGCGATGCGCCCGCTCGGCGCATTGATCTTCGGCCGGCTCGCCGACAGGTACGGCCGCCGTCCGACGTTGATGGTCAATATCGCCATCTATTCGCTGCTCGAACTGCTGTCCGGCTTCTCGCCGAACCTGGCGACGCTGATCGTACTGCGCGCGCTGTTCGGTATCGCAATGGGCGGCGAATGGGGTGTCGGTTCCGCGCTGACGATGGAGACGGTGCCCGCGAAGTCGCGCGGCATCGTGTCGGGGCTCCTGCAGGCCGGCTATCCGAGCGGCTATCTGCTCGCCTCGATCGTATTCGGCGTGCTTTATCAGTACATCGGTTGGCGCGGCATGTTCTTCGTCGGCGTGATTCCCGCGCTGCTCGTGCTCTACGTGCGCTCGAGCGTGAACGAGTCGCCGGCATGGGTCGCGATGGAGAAGAAAGCGCGCCCGGGCCTGCTCGTCACGCTCAAGCGCAACTGGGTGCTTTCGATCTACGCGATCATCCTGATGACCGCGTTCAACTTCTTCTCGCACGGCACTCAGGATCTGTACCCGACCTTCCTGCGCGAGCAGCATCATTTCGATCCGCACACCGTTTCGCTGATCGCCATCGTGCTGAACATCGGCGCGATCGTCGGCGGTCTGCTGTTCGGTTCGATTTCCGAGCGCATCGGCCGCCGCCGCGCGATCTGCATCGCGGCACTGATTGCACTGCCGGTGCTGCCGCTGTGGGCGTTTTCGTCGACACCGGTCATGCTCGCGATCGGCGCATTCCTGATGCAGATCTCCGTACAGGGCGCGTGGGGCGTGATTCCGGTGCACCTGAACGAAATCTCGCCTGACGAAATTCGCGCAACCTTCCCGGGCCTCGTCTACCAGCTCGGCAACCTGCTTGCGTCAGTCAACGCGACGATGCAGGCGTCGTTCGCCGTGTCGCACAACAACAACTACGGGCTCGCCATGGCCATGGTCGCGGGCACGGTGGCGGTCATCATCGCGGTACTGATCCTCTTTAGCCGCGAGCGGCGCGGCATCGATATGACTAAATCGGCCGAGGCGGTCGCGGCAACCACGTCATAA
- the rlmB gene encoding 23S rRNA (guanosine(2251)-2'-O)-methyltransferase RlmB, whose translation MSRLKVLYGFHAVIARMRHDASTIEDVYYDQTRRDRRMNEFLHLAKEAGVRVIAADETRLWGLAHTERHQGVVARATDLPLAQNLAELLDGLSGPALLLVLDGVTDPHNLGACLRVADAAGAHAVIAPRDRAVGLNATAAKVASGAADTVPYITVTNLARALRELKDAGVWVVGTAGDAPASLYQTKLDGPVALVMGAEGEGMRRLTRDTCDEVMHIPMAGSVESLNVSVASGVCLFEAVRQRAAPK comes from the coding sequence ATGTCACGTCTTAAGGTTCTATACGGGTTTCATGCGGTAATCGCCCGGATGCGGCACGACGCGTCGACGATCGAAGATGTTTACTACGATCAGACGCGGCGCGACCGTCGCATGAACGAATTCCTGCACCTCGCGAAAGAAGCCGGTGTGCGCGTGATCGCCGCCGACGAAACGCGGCTGTGGGGATTGGCGCATACCGAGCGCCACCAGGGTGTGGTTGCGCGCGCAACCGATTTGCCGCTCGCGCAGAATCTCGCCGAACTGCTCGATGGTCTGAGCGGACCGGCACTGCTGCTCGTGCTCGACGGCGTGACGGATCCGCACAATCTGGGCGCATGCCTGCGCGTGGCCGACGCGGCTGGCGCCCATGCGGTGATCGCGCCGCGCGACCGCGCGGTCGGCCTCAATGCGACCGCCGCGAAGGTAGCGAGCGGCGCGGCGGACACGGTGCCGTATATCACCGTCACGAATCTCGCACGCGCGCTGCGCGAACTGAAGGATGCGGGCGTCTGGGTCGTCGGCACGGCTGGCGATGCGCCCGCGAGCCTCTATCAGACGAAACTCGACGGGCCCGTTGCGCTCGTGATGGGTGCGGAAGGCGAGGGCATGCGCCGCCTCACGCGCGATACCTGCGACGAGGTCATGCATATTCCGATGGCGGGGAGCGTCGAGAGCCTCAACGTGTCGGTGGCGAGCGGGGTGTGTCTGTTCGAAGCGGTGCGGCAGAGGGCCGCGCCGAAATAG